Proteins from one Hydrogenivirga caldilitoris genomic window:
- a CDS encoding KH domain-containing protein — translation MSAMKDIVETTARSLVDNPDKVQVTEIEGEKTIVIELRVDPAELGKVIGKQGRIARALRTLLSAMGRKTGKRVVLEILE, via the coding sequence ATGAGCGCTATGAAGGATATCGTTGAGACGACCGCCAGGTCCCTTGTGGACAACCCCGATAAGGTTCAGGTCACAGAGATTGAAGGGGAGAAGACCATTGTCATTGAACTCAGGGTTGACCCTGCTGAGCTTGGAAAGGTTATAGGCAAGCAGGGAAGGATTGCAAGAGCCCTCAGAACTCTCCTCTCAGCCATGGGTAGGAAAACCGGAAAGAGGGTCGTTTTAGAGATTTTAGAGTGA
- a CDS encoding YraN family protein, producing the protein MRRGSEYEEIAARYLENLGYLILAKNYHCGSGEIDIVALEGKELVFVEVKGGRDTEFGHPAERFNAKKLTRMLSCVFRFMEERSLDMPFRIDLLVVLEGRIEHYKNLGYY; encoded by the coding sequence ATGAGGAGGGGTAGTGAGTACGAGGAGATAGCGGCACGTTATCTTGAAAACCTCGGGTACTTAATCCTTGCCAAGAATTATCACTGTGGTTCGGGAGAAATAGATATAGTTGCATTAGAGGGGAAGGAGCTCGTCTTTGTTGAGGTAAAGGGAGGTAGGGATACAGAGTTTGGACACCCTGCTGAAAGGTTCAACGCAAAGAAGCTCACGCGTATGCTATCCTGTGTCTTCAGATTTATGGAGGAAAGATCCCTTGACATGCCCTTCAGGATAGACCTTCTGGTTGTTTTGGAGGGACGTATTGAGCACTATAAAAATCTTGGATATTATTGA
- the rfaE1 gene encoding D-glycero-beta-D-manno-heptose-7-phosphate kinase, with product MDTERVKNLLEKLRELRILVVGDVILDRYLYGRVERISPEAPVPIVEVEREEVRLGGAGNVANNLASLGVNTTLAGVIGEDRSGEQLIELLKEKGIESRLAEDNRPTTEKTRVVSMSQQLLRIDREDRSKIGGNALKHVIEVIQEGKYDGVIVSDYAKGVVTHRVVEVIRDRELFYAIDPRPVNKPLYAGANLITPNEKELRAMTDPLGEESVEVLGKVLKRELELETLVVTRGAKGMTLFREDVKTFPARAREVYDVTGAGDTVIATLTAFYLAGATWEEACELANLCAGIVVGEFGTASVTPEEILREIDEEG from the coding sequence ATGGATACTGAAAGGGTCAAGAATCTCTTAGAAAAACTCCGGGAGCTGAGAATACTCGTTGTTGGAGATGTTATCCTTGACAGATACCTGTACGGAAGAGTTGAAAGGATATCACCCGAAGCTCCGGTGCCTATAGTTGAGGTTGAGAGGGAGGAAGTTCGCCTGGGTGGAGCAGGAAACGTTGCAAACAACCTCGCCTCTCTGGGTGTGAACACAACCTTAGCCGGCGTGATAGGTGAGGACAGGTCTGGAGAGCAGTTGATTGAACTTTTGAAGGAGAAAGGGATAGAGTCCAGACTGGCTGAGGATAACAGACCTACAACTGAAAAAACAAGGGTTGTTTCTATGTCTCAGCAGCTACTCAGGATAGACAGGGAAGATAGGAGTAAGATAGGTGGCAATGCCCTGAAACACGTGATAGAGGTTATCCAGGAGGGCAAGTACGACGGTGTTATAGTGTCGGACTATGCTAAAGGTGTTGTGACCCACAGGGTGGTAGAGGTTATAAGGGATAGGGAGCTGTTTTATGCAATAGACCCAAGACCTGTAAATAAACCCCTGTATGCAGGTGCTAACCTTATAACACCAAACGAGAAGGAACTCAGAGCTATGACTGACCCTCTCGGAGAGGAGAGCGTTGAAGTCTTGGGAAAAGTCTTGAAGAGAGAACTTGAGCTTGAAACACTCGTGGTCACAAGAGGAGCCAAGGGAATGACCCTCTTCAGAGAAGATGTGAAAACCTTTCCTGCCAGAGCGAGGGAGGTTTACGACGTTACCGGAGCTGGAGACACGGTTATAGCTACACTCACCGCCTTTTATCTTGCAGGAGCCACGTGGGAGGAAGCCTGCGAGCTCGCTAACCTGTGTGCGGGTATAGTGGTGGGTGAGTTTGGAACAGCGAGTGTTACTCCTGAGGAGATACTTAGGGAGATAGATGAGGAGGGGTAG